The stretch of DNA TAATATATATGAGGTGAATTGAGTGAGATATCAGTTGTTTGTAGATGATGTAGAAATAAAAGAATTATagtataaatatgtttaatgTATGATTAATGGAATAATATATAGTGTAAGAGATAAGAAAGTATAAGATGTGAAACATTGTAGTATGAAACATAATATTATTGaacctgtaatatataaaataaacagaaataatataAGTAATTTAATATGTAATAAAGATGGTACAAGAAAAAGTTAGATTTAACAAAATGAGTTGAGTGAATAAATTATATAGATTgttatacaacatgtattaagATGTAAATGTTGGGTGTGATATTTAGTGTATAATTAGAGACAGAGAAAAAAGAACATAAAAATAGTAGAAAATTGTAATgagaataaatgaaaaataaagttaCTTATACGTTTTACTATTAATAAATAGAGAGAGAAGTTTATGTATTAAGAGAGTAGTTATATGTGTTAGGTGTAGATTTATAACGTAGGAAGTAGCTTATGTTTTAATTGAATGAGAAAGTATAGTTATATTTAAGTCGTCTTGTGAAAGATAGAAGAATGAGAATGAAAGAATTGAATAGATTTGAAACTATGATTATAATATATCGTTTTTTGTGTGTCTGTTAGTATAGATGGATTGATTGAAGAGTGTAAGATGATTGGTTATGGATGAATTGGATGGAGGAGAGTTGATGTAAAAAATTGGTGAAAAAGAATTTAGGTGAAAGATAGTAATAAGTAGAAATGAGGAGAGATAGAGATAGAGTAAGAGataagaaattgatttaaagataGAAAAGATTATGAGAAAAAATTAAGtagaataataaaacaaatttaatagAAGAAGtgagatataaatatataaacttaaCGATAATATGAAGGAAACTTGATagaatataaatacaatataaatagaaataagtgaaataaagaatgatgGTGTAAATGTAGATAGAGAGAGTGTTAGAAGAAATATATAGTTATAAAGATGTGTGATAAGGAAGAGGAGATAAGAATAGAGATGATAGGAAGTGATAGTGAAAGACTGAAATTTAAAACGAAAAAAACGAATGAGAGGTTTGTGGTATGTGTAAAGAAGATAAGATCGTAGAGAGAGTGTATAGTATTgtaattaatagaaaataatataatataaaatatataaattgattgATAAACTGGTAATTgaaagatatatacataaataatccAATATAATAAAAGAAATAGAATATAATAAAGACAGAGATAATAAATGAGTAATGAgtaagaaaaaatgaaaacattaaacgagatagaataaataataaatgaaaaatgtgaAGTTGAGACAGGTGAATACCTAATAAAGAATTAGTAAAATGATTATGTGTTCGAATAAACTATGGTAAGAAAATGTGAGTAAGAATAATTGGGGAAAAAGTTGAATAAAATATGTGAACAATAACCGAAATACAGTATGTGTAAATGCGATGGAGAATGACGTTGAGAGAATGAAAAGacgaaagaaaaaaatgatttgataAGTAGATAAAGAGTATAAAGTGAAAGATTAAACCATGTAACAAGAAGAGAGTAGTTAAAAATGACCGCTTGACATGTACCGTTGACATGTACTGATCGCTGGTTGGTTGTTAATTTCTCcgggtaaaaaaaaaaaaatataaagaaaaagaaagaaagaaaggtACTACGGTTTTTTTCCTTCATCATTAAACCTGGAACGTCttaacatgaccctggctgtttatggGACGTAAAACTTTTCTATCCACACTTATTCCAGAACCGATAGAAGAAAGTAGTTAGTGTGTTTTCCATTGACCCATTCCACTACTGCCGTCACGTTTGCTGCGTCAGACAGGAAGTGACGTCGACGAATGTCTATCTTAATGCTTAGGAATAGAAAAAGGTCACCAGAAACTAGGTCAGACGAGAAGACAGCACGAATTATTGATACATACCCGTTTCGCTTTATAGCAGTTATTTATCATTAGGAATTTCTCTTTTTTATCTTCTTTTTCAGTAAAACACCAACAGAACGTTTTCTGTTTCCCACGGATGACTGTTATCGCTTACAATAGCATTAGTACCTTCGTATCCCGTGTtaatatattacagagtttacTCCCTTGCGGAAAGGTAACCAAGcgtcacgtcattttttgtGGTTtcaattcacgttgttttctctgtaaaaacattacgttacgctcgcaaacacatgatgtcacaatcgatcgcctacaagggcagataactctgatatgtaaatacagaagaGCAATTTTGCACTCATTTTAATGTACTTCTCATGGAGAAAACGTCGATAGTTTTTGTCGCAGGATATGTATATTCGAATCACGTAAATTTTGATAtgagaaattattttttattagtttcAATGTTTTACCATTTTATCTTATTAATTTGCCTGTTTATGCGTAGTttaaatagatacatgtatacatgattaattgataatttaaatATGTGTCATACTTATGACTAATGACTTATAATTGCTCTCAAAAAGTGATGATGATAAACGTACGTAGTGGTGCTCAATTAATTTCATCGCTAGGTATTTTGGCAACACATGTGATGCCTTAAGCGACAATtgttatttatgaaatttaatgtTAAGCATAATTAATGTAGcgatattaaaaacaaaacacaaataagttcattgtactatatatgtttatatatagttttaaacaGTGAAACGTTGCGAGGCGTTCTTTTATACtttgcattattttttattatttgtttatatttgtaattatttgaaatattgaaagttACTAGGTTtttgatgtttatttcattgttcTGGTTATGGATTTCCTGAATAGAAAAATATGCATTCATAACAACAGATGCTGAGTTTGAATAGGAAGGCTTTGCATTTTGTAATTtagtaaaaattaaatatcaacaCTCAAATGAAAACCAATGACATTCTGGACACTACAAGAATGAATGGCGTCATAGTCTGCATTGCATTGATTTCGTCAGCTACAATATATCGACGGATTTTTCAACATCAAAAACCTGATGAATAAATCAGAGGATAATAGTTGAAACACTGTGGAAGATATCGTTTTAAATGAAAAGGTTGTCAGTTTCAAACTCCAGTAGATGGCGTGAAAACCAAACAGAATGTAATTCCCATCTTGCGGATATTATGGAGTACAACAGAAGAATATCGAATGATAATAGAACAGATTGGATAAAACTCTTTATCTGAATTTGTAAAACAGCGGTGGCGTATTCGTTTACCGCTCGAATTTGAATAGAACATCCACGGCCAGACAGTTTGGAACAAAATTTATGAGATTTTGGAGACGGTGAGCTTTAAATTTGTTAAACACTTTTATTTATAATCTTAATTAAAGGCGAATGAATTCTTTTCTGTATTAGTTGCCGTTAatgaataatttgatttatacaTAATCATTCTCTCAAGAGCTCATTCAACATTACATATCCAATTCGTAAGTGATATTTTTGGTGGGTAGTATGGTTATGAGAAAGGAGtataaaaaacttttaattgTTCATGATAACTAAAATTATATTAGTAACTTAACAATATGAAGCCCCCAGTCGGTTTGGAGTCTCAGTTTATCGAATTTAATTGTTCTGATGGAAATGTATTTGaatgtttaattaatttcattggTTTGCAATTTGCCTTTCTATAACGTTGTTTTCCTATTTAGTTTCATGTGTATATTAAGCACTGTCAATGTCTTTATGTATCCGATAAtcgatatgaaatatttacaaaacaatccAAATAAATCACTACTTAAGtatatagaaaaagaaaaaaatcgcCGTTAACAATTTCAGCTTTGCGAACCCCGTAATTCCAATTGATTAACCGGCGTAACTCACCCATTTCAACACCAACCGCTACTTACCAACCATTAAAACCAATACAGACCAACTATAAATCGAACACTAACAAAACTGGACCACACCCAGATCACTACACCTACAATTAACATACCTGCCACCCACGCAGATACACTAACAAATTACATACACAAACAACCCTACAACCATTCAGACAATCACTAACTAACCTACCCAACAAACAAGGACAAACACAACAACTGAACTAACAACTACAACCACCCAGATAAACCACTTACTAACCTTCCCCAACAACAagacaaaccacaacaaaaacctgAACGAACAACTACAACCACACAGACAATCACAACTGAACCGACAACTACACTACAAATACTACCCTGAACCGACAACTTACAAACATCCTTACATCTACAACTGATACCAACCAAATGCAACTACACAGACACACCACAGCTGAGCCGACAAAATACAACTAACTATAATGAACCGACATACGACACCTACAACTGAACACGACAACTACAACTATAATTTATGAAAACCGACAACTTACAATCTACAAATGAACCGACAGACATACACAACAACAACTGAACCCGACAAACTACTACTAAAACCAATCAACTACTAAACCACACAGcaataattatctaattataacTCGACTACATGCTCCTTACTACTGTTGCCAGACTTACGTATTTGTAGTACCGGGTTCCCTAAAAGGGTTCTACCGCAACTTGAAACCAGAGTACGTCTTATCTCGCAACTCCGTGTTTGCTTCGTACAGCAATTCCTCTGTCCTAGTGATGAAGGCTGGATTACGGTCTCCAGTACTACGTGTTAATATGTTATCGAACAAGTACGTAGACCTTTAAGATGGTGCGAATCGAAGGTGCAGCCTGAATGTTATGAAGATTATGTCGTTTTCTGTACCGCGCCAGCAAATTGTTTTTAAGCGCAgccttaaatatttttatttttattcccACTTCTCAATTTAATTGAGGggaaatttattaataaataaatgtttcttCAATTCTTCAAAAACCATGACAAGCATGAATGCGTTTTCGATAAGGTCACCCGACGCAGTATGGGGTTGTTGGTTTCTTGGGTATGGCAgtctataaaatatattgtatgatcGAAATAGATAAACCCACTCAACCTGCAATTACTAGAAGAAAATTGGTTTCTTGCCTTCCAACCATTGTTATGTTGACCCTGACACTTGTTTAAATAGTGAAATTCCCTCCAATTATTTAGAGAGCGTTGTTTGCGACTATTGGGGGAGCCAAACTTGATTAGGGAATCTCTTATATTCCAGACGGAAGATAAGAGGCGCCCAGCTGTAATTGTAGCCTCTCTCCCGTTTTTATATAATGCCATCTGTCCAGTCGGATTGGTAAGTAATCTTAATGgatatcaaaatttattaatCTCAAAAATATACATggcaaatgtttatatacataattattacAACGGTAAGGAATATATAACCTTAGATGTTTCTTGTTCGAATACTGCGAGATACGGTTGCTAGGTACGGttcacaatgtttattttacaatggGTACTCCGttatttctttatcaaaataaaccTTGCAAGGCCTTGTTAAAAACAAATGACGTTGGCTATTACATGTAAGAAGATGTTGAACAGAGCAAACCCTAAATCGAAGCCTATACTCCTGCTTCATCTTAACTTCAATATAATGTAAGTTTATACTTTTTACGTTGGAAACAAATATTAAGTGCCTTTTTATGCATTTCAAATTAAACATGAACtaaaatgcaatttaaaaataatttaaattttaaataaaatgacaaaactggAACCAAAGGAGTCAACAGGTTTgcaaaaaagatattttgaGAGTATTACATGATACCTATATATCGTATGTCGTACTGTGACTTATTATGCTTATCTATTATTATCTTCTTTTTATATGCCAAAACTGTTTCAATGGTACACATTCACCTGCCTGCCACAGCATCCTACACGAATTAAAAAACCATGGGCCGGGTGGCTCGCAATTtcggccgagtggttaagatgtcccgaacATATTACCTCATCAAGCCCTCCACCACCTCTGGGAaggcgggttcgaatcccatagTGGCGGGGGGGCAGTAGTGTATGCCAAGTACTGACCCCCGCTGGTCTGGGTGGAGGCTTTTTTCGCCGTCTTCTCTCCGAGGGTACTTCCTACTACTTATCCGTGACTTTACTTCTCCTTCCGGTCTTTTTCCTCCAAACCTCCCTGTGTGTTCCTTCCTTTCCTCCAAACATCCAACACTGGCAACGGACCGTTGCCTTagacatgaccctggctgttaacattTAGGTACCcgtttaaaaataaacataaaaccCAAAAATCCCAAACAACAAAAACGAAAGAAAACCCATACCTGCATTGTGCTTTGAATATTGTCTTTTATTAGTATTAATTCGGATGTGCCTAAGTATCATTGTTACCCAACGCTAAATAACGTCCAATTCCAGCTAGGAAGAACATTAACAAAGAGTTACAGTACCTAACAAACAACCTACTGCGCCAATAACTCGTGTACCGCTTTGGTTAATACCATTTACGTTTTAGGAGTGTTCTCATCGATTTACATTAGTATCGATCTGATTTACAACGGTAACGCGGTCGCCCATCGTAAACCAAGTAAAAGAGGTCATTTATCAAATTAGTAAACTTTATGTTAAGTTTATTATTTCCCTTACACGATATAAACAAATTCATATTAAATTCAAACAActcaaaataaaagttttttatttatattcaatggGTCATAATAAAACGTTATCACTATGCGTGGGCTAGGTCCGAATAAAGTAGTCCGCATCATTTGTCTTCAAAAGTGCCCAGAAATTACCGCTACAATTTGCTAATGTTTATTCCTTAATGTACTTTTGTGATTGTGAAAAACCACTCGGGAAAGTGAAAATAAAACCGACGCAGTATTGTATTTGTTATCTGTATTAGTCAAAAGATCTCAGATACCATataaaaaaagattattttggtctttattctgctattataaaaatatttaaaaaaattacccCAAATACATGCGATGTTTATTCTTAACAAATTAAGCGTTTTTGTGTGTTCAAGGCCGGAAACAATGTCAGTTTATATTAATGTCATTCCGTTACAATTTACCATTCCTAGTAGTGTGTAAGTTTTGATCAATAAAGCGGTGACATTTTGTAATGTATGACCTTTTACCTTTACTACTTTAGAGGTCAAAGGTGAAAactttatttatgaaaatttattttctaatgtataacacttaaagcTTCTATGCAGGGAGTATGTGAGAATTAAGATATACATAATTTGATAACTTCACTTATTTAGGACATCAAAAAAACTCTGACAGGAAGTTTGTTAATATACACCGGACGTAAAAGGCGAGCGGATGGCGCGTGGGTGTTCGCCTCCAGTGGAGAGAAGGTCGACACCTCTTTGAGGACTTGGGCTGATAGTGAGCCACATGGAGGCAAGCAGACGTGTGGATGTGCGAAATTATCAAATGGCCTGTTAATGTCGGATTGCTTCTGTACGGGATATTCGCTTAATTACATTTGCGAGAAAATGCGTAAGTTCTTTGTTCCgcaaatatgtattttctttctctcttttaaacatttatttgtgaaatgtgatttgtattaaaatcaacTCTTTGGTATTCAGAAATTGACATCTTATTTTAAGATTAATTAAAAATCCACTGTTTAAATGTCATGCTAAATTCAGCTATAGATTcgtattttatcttttttttgtgtgtgtgcaATAATTAGTTCTATATATCTTTCAAAAATTGGTAACGATCTATTTgatcattttattattaaaggaaatgaacataattatttttaccCAAAAATGATTTATGCTTTCCGAAAATTGTATTAAATGATCGTTGACAATGCAACGTCTAAGAGACTGTTGACTTGAACCCATGATGACAAATTGTTCCCATTGGCATGAGAGTACTGTAGGTCATGAAAAGTAAAAAATTTCCCAAAGTCATATGGACATTCTCGTTTTTTTTTACCGGGAATATacatattttgcaatatttaagGTGGGTTAAGAACATTTTTTTCGCTATTATGCGTAGCGTTTTATCGCCCGTAAGTTAAtaagaatatatatgtatgatttcATAAAATGTGCGACTGAAGTAATTAAATGTCGATTTCTATTTTATAGCGAGACCTATCATGACCACCGGTATACCGATGAGTACAGTTTCTACCGGAACTGGAAGTAAAGCCTGTAAGACGGGATGGATAACGTCCCCGGAAAAGTGCTACTACGTATCTACATCGTCTGAAAAAACTAACTGGAACGATGCAAAAGTGAGAATGATTCTTTAAAAATCTTCTGACCCTGTAGCCCAAACTTTAAACGTGAACATTTCCGTGAGTGTTTAATTTCACGACTACTACGGGTAAACATTTCCCAATGTTGTTAATTTCGCGTTAATACATATGTTTACTTTTTGTAACATAGCTGCatgtaaaaaaagaaacattacgCGAGATGGAATTTTTTGGagcttaaagctgacaatgcaagttaaaaaagtatacatttgagaaaaaaaaattctcaatttttttttcaaaattcgtttctgagacaaccccttgcatttctaaggacgggcagtcgCCAGTTTGTTTTAGCTCTGCTTTTATACAACACCGGGTActgacccctatataaagcgcgtgaaccaCACACACGTGCAATCAGTCGAACGCTTGCTGTTCCAGGTGTAACAACTAACACCTGACCTGCTCTAGATCTACTGTACTTTATACCCCAGacgtaataataataaaatggttagttactttcaatgttttctcaaaTTAGTTTCtaagatatatataaagatcTATACAGTTAAATTGAAAGTAATGAATGAATTCATACCTTCTTTCCACGTGCGAgatccattttgattataacgtAAATAAACACGGAAATTCTAATAGGAGATAACATTgtcaaactaaaaataaatactgcacttacctgacaaggtttcattgaagtaatattgtcagctagatcccaaaatatgtcaaatacgagctaataaaacacttcaatatacattaGATATAACAcccaaatgtacatgtatgtgcccttggtagtttatatatggaagcgTCACTTGTTCGGGACAGGTGGTCACGTGCAAGTGGCCATTAGAGTACATCGGGTACGATagtatacgtggagatatgtggacggattattttcaggatttttatttatttgtgtggAAAGTTGAATTTGTGAAACATCTAAAATGACAGTTTACAAGAGTTGACATGTTTGCTTGCTAAGTAAGCCCTacacatatttacaggtaaggggttttatttatgtattagtaggcgatacacagtggacaactgTGGACAAAAGGTGTATATGTTCATGACTGAgtgcacgtgtgtcgattcacgcgctttatataggggtcggcaGGCGTCtcgtatccaagcagagttcaaGCAAAATGGCGtctgcccgtccttagaaactCAATgggttgtctcagaaacaaattttgaaaatctcaaatgtacatttttttaacttgcattgtcagctttaagcaTATTTTGCGCGATTAGTGTAAAATTTCCCTCGCGTAAATTTCCACGTTTTCAgtattttatttgcatttatgATTATTTACTTACAAGACAAATATATATTCACAGGAAAGAAATGTTGAAAAAGCAGAACTAGTTTACAACCCAAAGATTAgaatatactgtacatatgtTCTAATAAAATGTTGATAAGCCATTTGTCATTTAATCAGACTCGCTGTAAAGCTTTGGGAGCTAACCTCGTTGAAATCGCCACAGACGAAGAGGGGGCCTTTTTGTTAGATCGCTTGCCGAGTTGGGTTGGTAAGTAAAGTATAAAACTTGAATGTTAAGACCCTAACCAAgtcccagtttcatgaacattccttaactgaAAGAAATTCCTTATGTAAAATTCCCCAGAAGAAACGTTACAGAAGCTAAGAAATATCAGAGGCCAAGGGGTCTTTCCTAAAATATGTAATGAATCTCTATGGAGCATTTTAAGCTAGGATTCCTTAGATTCAATagggaatgttcgtgaaactgggccctgaacATCGCTATACAGAGTTATATGGTACTGCTGTGCATGTGTTTCTATCATTCACGGTTATTTATTCTTTAACGACTTTAAATATCCGGTAAAATTAAATCCAATTCTtaaattccgtctttgcatattatacaGTTAGCACCCTTGCGGGTAAGTATCATTCTGAAAAGTGTGTCGATTTGCTTGcgaacacatgacgtcataaccaaCACATGcctgcaaggacagataactcaataatgtgcaaatacagaataagttGATTTACAGAAAACGTTCATTACTCGCTCTGCATAATATCTACAGTGGTAC from Argopecten irradians isolate NY chromosome 15, Ai_NY, whole genome shotgun sequence encodes:
- the LOC138309671 gene encoding macrophage mannose receptor 1-like; its protein translation is MCDKEEEIRIEMIGSDSERLKFKTKKTNERFVDIKKTLTGSLLIYTGRKRRADGAWVFASSGEKVDTSLRTWADSEPHGGKQTCGCAKLSNGLLMSDCFCTGYSLNYICEKMPRPIMTTGIPMSTVSTGTGSKACKTGWITSPEKCYYVSTSSEKTNWNDAKTRCKALGANLVEIATDEEGAFLLDRLPSWVGDDVIYTGRRRTSDDVWIFSSNETNVDTSKRSWAIAEPSGGSQQCGCTSAPTGFLMVDCYCTGFEVFFICEIRRN